One genomic segment of Chitinophaga sancti includes these proteins:
- a CDS encoding DUF2167 domain-containing protein, with amino-acid sequence MRKFLYLASVLLLALGLKAATPVDDSIVMAEKQYSKFVDSVKQSEKWESGLIHLSGGKADINVPAGFKFLNAAQSKYILTDLWGNPPSVSDDILGMIFPANADAFDSTSYAFVVRYENIGYVKDYDASKINYDDLLKDIQKEEVAANTERVKNGYQPIHMMGWAQSPFYDKENKVLHWAREIKFGEDTPHTLNYEIRILGRDGVLSMNAICTMNELPLVKADIDKVLQMAKFTSGNAYKDFDPKIDKVAAYTIGGLIAGKVLAKVGFFALLVKFGAAFWKFILLGFIAVGGFIRKLFTGKKEKNSKEIPAIEEAEKQEAEKQEDEQLESDIQGHEMKDPGQQESENQEPGKLDSEK; translated from the coding sequence ATGCGAAAATTCCTTTACCTGGCCAGCGTGCTCCTACTTGCGCTGGGCCTGAAAGCGGCCACTCCTGTGGACGATTCGATTGTCATGGCTGAAAAACAATACAGCAAATTCGTAGACTCAGTAAAGCAATCGGAAAAGTGGGAATCTGGTTTGATTCACTTGTCCGGCGGTAAGGCTGATATCAATGTACCTGCGGGCTTTAAATTCCTGAATGCAGCACAGAGCAAGTATATTCTGACCGATTTGTGGGGCAACCCGCCTTCAGTGTCAGATGATATCCTGGGGATGATTTTCCCTGCTAATGCTGATGCCTTTGATTCTACCAGCTATGCTTTTGTGGTGCGATATGAAAACATCGGTTATGTAAAGGACTATGATGCCTCAAAGATCAATTATGACGACCTGCTGAAAGATATTCAAAAGGAAGAAGTGGCAGCAAATACGGAAAGAGTAAAGAATGGTTACCAGCCAATTCATATGATGGGCTGGGCACAATCTCCCTTTTACGACAAGGAAAACAAAGTGCTCCACTGGGCCAGAGAAATTAAATTCGGAGAAGACACGCCTCATACACTGAACTACGAAATCAGGATATTAGGTCGTGATGGGGTGCTTTCTATGAATGCAATATGTACTATGAATGAATTACCGCTGGTAAAAGCTGATATAGATAAAGTGTTGCAAATGGCGAAGTTTACTAGTGGTAATGCTTACAAGGATTTTGATCCAAAAATCGATAAGGTAGCTGCTTATACTATTGGTGGTCTGATCGCTGGCAAAGTGCTTGCCAAGGTAGGTTTCTTTGCCCTTCTTGTTAAATTTGGTGCTGCTTTCTGGAAATTTATTCTTTTAGGATTTATTGCTGTAGGTGGTTTTATCCGAAAGTTATTTACGGGTAAAAAAGAGAAAAACTCTAAAGAGATACCAGCAATAGAAGAAGCCGAAAAACAAGAAGCCGAAAAACAAGAAGACGAGCAGCTGGAATCGGATATTCAGGGCCACGAAATGAAGGATCCAGGGCAGCAGGAATCAGAAAATCAGGAACCCGGAAAACTGGATTCTGAAAAGTAG
- the pflA gene encoding pyruvate formate-lyase-activating protein: MLYFPLQDLEAAALNLDDPEHLRIHSLETFGTHDGPGVRMVVFVQGCQFRCVYCQNPDTLDVKGGMLIGIDELVKRADRQRTYFGKDGGVTVSGGEPLLQRNKITTFFKALHEIGINTCLDSNGRLNDEATHELMEHTDLLLLDVKHINDEWHHKLTGLSNRNTLDLAAYRESTGKRMWLRYVLVPGWTDQVEYLEEWAKHFTRYKTVDRVEIIPFHQLGSHKWELLKMNYPLKGIEGPTLEGKKTAVHIFNKYFNNVVLK; encoded by the coding sequence ATGTTGTACTTTCCTTTACAGGACCTCGAGGCTGCCGCGCTAAACCTCGATGATCCGGAACATTTGCGTATTCACTCTCTTGAAACATTTGGCACTCACGACGGACCAGGCGTTCGAATGGTTGTATTTGTACAGGGATGCCAGTTCCGCTGCGTTTACTGCCAGAACCCTGATACACTTGATGTAAAAGGTGGCATGTTGATTGGCATTGACGAATTGGTGAAAAGAGCAGACCGGCAGCGCACTTATTTTGGAAAGGATGGCGGCGTCACCGTTTCAGGAGGGGAGCCCCTGTTGCAACGCAATAAGATCACTACCTTTTTTAAAGCGCTCCATGAGATAGGAATCAATACCTGCCTGGATTCCAATGGCCGTCTGAATGATGAGGCTACCCATGAATTAATGGAACATACTGACCTGTTACTGCTTGATGTAAAACATATCAATGATGAATGGCATCATAAACTTACCGGCCTGAGTAACCGGAATACACTGGACCTTGCTGCCTACCGTGAATCTACTGGTAAGCGGATGTGGTTGAGGTATGTATTGGTTCCCGGATGGACAGACCAGGTAGAGTACCTGGAAGAATGGGCCAAGCATTTTACAAGATATAAAACAGTGGATAGGGTAGAGATCATTCCTTTTCATCAGTTAGGCAGCCATAAATGGGAATTGCTGAAAATGAATTACCCATTGAAAGGTATAGAGGGGCCTACACTCGAGGGTAAAAAGACAGCTGTACATATATTTAATAAGTACTTTAATAATGTAGTGCTGAAATAA
- the pflB gene encoding formate C-acetyltransferase, which translates to MIKDVTAVPFKSGDWNTTMNVYDFVVKNIRPYQGDASFLSGISARTNRLWDTVKKELLKERANNGVLAIDTETISNMTAFAPGYIKKEDEIIVGLQTDQLLKRAMKPFGGIKLVESAVKEKGLTVSSRVIDIFNYAKNHNEGVFNAYDSEIRAFRSKHVLTGLPDNYARGRIIGDFRRLALYGADQLIKFKKADLNKVGGEMTEHKVRLREEINAQISALKDMITMAAAYGCDVARPAENAREAVQWVYFAYLAAVKEQDGAAMSLGNVSSFLDVFIERDLQAGLINEEEAQEIIDQFVMKLRLVRHLRPGSYDEIFGGDPTWVTEALGGTLHDGRTKVTKTSFRFLQTLYNLGSSPEPNLTVLWADSLPEGFKRFCAQVSIDTSSIQYENDDLMRGTRGSDDYGIACCVSYQEIGKSIQHFGARANLPKALLIALNAGKEEIDGLEVIKNIPVLADGPLEYNQVLGVFKQTLAELARVYAKAMFIIHYMHDKYYYERAQMSLVDTDPHIDIAYGAAGISIIADSLSAIKYAKVTPIRDDRGLTVDYKIEGEYPKYGNDDDRVDNIAKEITHFFITELRKHATYKNSTPTLSLLTITSNVMYGSNTGATPDGRKKGEAFAPGANPMHGRDCSGAIASLNSVCKLDYKDAQDGISNTFSMIPKSLGDTRDEQINNLVTTMNGYFNKMAHHLNVNVLNRETLMDAYEHPENYPQLTIRVSGYAVNFVRLSRAHQLEVITRTFHESM; encoded by the coding sequence ATGATAAAAGATGTGACCGCTGTTCCCTTCAAATCAGGTGATTGGAATACTACAATGAACGTATATGATTTCGTTGTAAAAAACATCAGACCTTACCAGGGTGATGCTTCATTCCTGTCAGGTATTTCTGCAAGAACTAACCGCTTGTGGGATACCGTTAAAAAAGAATTGCTCAAAGAAAGAGCGAACAATGGCGTTCTGGCCATTGACACAGAAACCATCTCCAATATGACCGCCTTTGCGCCGGGCTATATTAAAAAGGAGGATGAAATTATTGTTGGCCTGCAAACTGATCAACTTTTAAAACGTGCGATGAAGCCTTTTGGCGGTATCAAGCTGGTTGAATCCGCTGTGAAAGAAAAAGGACTGACAGTATCTTCAAGAGTGATCGACATTTTCAATTATGCTAAAAACCATAATGAAGGTGTGTTCAATGCCTATGACAGCGAAATCAGGGCATTCCGCTCCAAACACGTACTGACTGGCTTACCAGACAACTATGCACGTGGTCGTATCATTGGCGACTTCCGCCGCCTGGCGCTGTATGGTGCTGATCAGCTGATTAAATTCAAGAAAGCTGACCTGAACAAGGTGGGTGGTGAAATGACTGAACACAAAGTGCGTCTGCGTGAAGAGATCAATGCCCAGATCAGTGCGCTGAAAGACATGATCACCATGGCTGCTGCCTATGGTTGTGATGTAGCCCGCCCTGCAGAAAATGCCCGCGAAGCTGTACAATGGGTGTACTTTGCTTACCTGGCTGCTGTAAAAGAACAGGATGGTGCTGCAATGTCTTTGGGTAATGTATCCTCCTTCCTGGATGTATTTATTGAAAGAGACCTACAGGCTGGATTGATCAATGAAGAAGAAGCACAGGAAATCATCGACCAGTTCGTAATGAAACTGAGACTGGTACGTCACTTGCGTCCTGGTAGCTACGACGAGATCTTTGGTGGTGACCCTACCTGGGTAACTGAAGCACTCGGTGGTACACTGCACGATGGTCGTACTAAAGTAACCAAGACTTCTTTCCGTTTCCTGCAGACCCTGTACAACCTGGGTTCTTCACCAGAACCAAATCTGACTGTACTGTGGGCTGACAGTCTGCCAGAAGGTTTCAAACGCTTCTGTGCACAGGTATCTATCGATACTTCTTCTATCCAGTACGAAAACGATGACCTGATGAGAGGTACCCGTGGTTCTGATGACTATGGTATCGCTTGTTGCGTATCCTACCAGGAAATCGGTAAATCTATCCAGCACTTTGGTGCAAGAGCAAACCTGCCTAAGGCATTACTGATTGCCCTGAATGCCGGTAAAGAAGAAATCGATGGTCTGGAAGTGATCAAGAACATTCCTGTGCTGGCCGATGGTCCGCTGGAATACAACCAGGTTTTGGGTGTGTTCAAACAAACTTTGGCAGAACTGGCGAGAGTGTATGCCAAAGCAATGTTTATCATCCACTACATGCATGATAAATATTATTATGAAAGAGCCCAGATGTCTCTGGTAGATACAGATCCTCATATCGACATTGCATATGGTGCTGCCGGTATTTCCATCATAGCAGACTCCCTCTCCGCTATCAAATATGCGAAGGTGACTCCGATCAGGGATGATCGTGGCCTGACCGTAGACTATAAAATTGAAGGAGAATATCCTAAATATGGTAACGATGATGACAGAGTAGATAACATTGCAAAAGAAATCACTCACTTCTTCATCACAGAGCTGCGCAAGCATGCTACCTACAAGAATTCTACACCGACCCTGTCTCTGCTGACCATTACAAGTAACGTAATGTACGGTAGCAACACAGGTGCGACTCCTGACGGACGTAAGAAAGGCGAAGCCTTCGCGCCCGGCGCCAATCCAATGCACGGAAGAGATTGTAGCGGTGCAATCGCATCTCTCAACTCTGTTTGTAAACTGGATTACAAAGATGCACAGGATGGTATTTCTAACACGTTCTCTATGATCCCTAAATCACTGGGTGATACAAGAGACGAACAGATTAATAACCTGGTGACTACCATGAATGGCTACTTTAACAAAATGGCGCATCACCTGAATGTAAATGTGCTGAACCGCGAAACATTGATGGACGCTTACGAGCATCCTGAGAATTATCCTCAGCTCACCATCCGTGTATCCGGCTATGCTGTAAACTTCGTGCGCTTATCCAGGGCGCATCAGCTTGAAGTGATAACACGTACTTTCCACGAGAGTATGTGA
- a CDS encoding VOC family protein: MNNSIYPCLTIKGKIAEAADFYLDTFGDGAITTSNPIVITLNLSGQQFMLLNDGPSSTPNPSISFMVLCENEQETEAYYLKLITGGSALMPLDTYPWSSKYAWVQDKFGISWQLYTGGKNDMNQKFCPTLMFTGTNAGKAEEALHFYTGLFPENDIQGILKYNEGEDNTNYVKHAQFKIKNFVAMAMDSSAEHGFGFVDAISLVVNCKDQAEIDKYWDGLIANGGHEVACGWLVDKYGISWQIVPDKLGEWMKNPGKFQHVMGALMKMKKLIYTELENA; encoded by the coding sequence ATGAACAATTCCATCTATCCTTGCCTCACCATCAAAGGCAAAATTGCGGAAGCGGCTGACTTTTACTTAGACACTTTTGGAGACGGCGCCATTACCACCTCCAACCCAATCGTAATCACGCTCAATCTGAGCGGTCAGCAATTTATGTTACTCAATGACGGGCCTTCATCCACCCCCAATCCATCCATTTCCTTCATGGTATTGTGTGAAAATGAACAGGAAACAGAAGCCTATTACCTAAAACTGATCACCGGCGGCAGCGCCCTCATGCCATTGGATACCTACCCCTGGAGTTCCAAATACGCCTGGGTGCAGGATAAATTTGGCATCTCCTGGCAGCTGTATACCGGTGGCAAAAACGATATGAACCAGAAATTCTGCCCCACCCTGATGTTCACCGGTACTAATGCCGGCAAAGCAGAAGAGGCATTGCACTTCTATACCGGTTTATTCCCTGAAAATGATATTCAGGGTATTCTGAAATACAACGAAGGAGAGGACAATACCAATTATGTAAAGCACGCTCAGTTCAAAATCAAGAACTTCGTGGCCATGGCCATGGATAGCTCTGCCGAACATGGATTTGGCTTTGTTGACGCCATTTCCCTGGTGGTAAACTGTAAAGATCAGGCAGAAATTGACAAATATTGGGATGGCCTGATCGCCAATGGCGGCCATGAGGTGGCCTGCGGCTGGCTGGTCGATAAATATGGTATCAGCTGGCAGATCGTTCCTGATAAACTGGGTGAATGGATGAAGAATCCAGGTAAGTTCCAGCATGTGATGGGGGCATTGATGAAGATGAAGAAGCTCATCTATACAGAATTGGAGAACGCCTGA